A stretch of the Chlorobiota bacterium genome encodes the following:
- the surE gene encoding 5'/3'-nucleotidase SurE: MNILVSNDDGIDSNGIYCLVTELRKYYNVEVVAPDNQQSAVGHAITISNTLRCSNFNKNGSHFGYSVNGTPSDCVKLALSKIIGFKPDFILSGINHGRNTANSIMYSGTVSAATEGTMLRIPSMAISLDSVLENADFEYAAKIASKLVSHFIDNPFPIKTLLNVNVPAISELDIKGFKITTQGDSYWNDTYEKRIDPLGREYYWLTGNYILEGDENSDDIALRDGYISITPIHTRITNYSSLDYLKDSIKDLK; encoded by the coding sequence ATGAATATACTTGTAAGTAATGATGATGGAATAGATTCTAATGGAATTTATTGTTTGGTAACTGAATTAAGAAAATACTATAATGTAGAAGTTGTTGCACCAGATAATCAACAATCAGCAGTTGGTCATGCTATTACAATTTCAAATACACTAAGATGTAGTAATTTTAACAAAAATGGTTCACATTTTGGCTATTCAGTAAATGGAACACCATCTGATTGTGTTAAATTGGCTTTATCTAAAATAATTGGTTTCAAACCAGATTTTATATTGAGTGGAATTAATCATGGTAGAAATACTGCAAATTCTATAATGTACTCTGGTACTGTTTCAGCTGCAACTGAAGGTACAATGTTAAGAATCCCATCTATGGCAATTTCTCTTGACTCAGTTTTGGAGAATGCTGATTTTGAATATGCTGCAAAGATTGCATCAAAATTAGTTAGTCATTTTATTGATAATCCATTCCCAATCAAAACATTATTAAATGTAAATGTACCTGCAATTTCAGAGTTAGATATTAAAGGGTTTAAAATTACAACTCAAGGTGATTCATATTGGAATGATACTTATGAAAAAAGAATAGATCCACTTGGAAGGGAATATTATTGGCTAACTGGAAATTATATATTAGAAGGTGATGAGAATTCTGATGATATTGCTTTAAGAGATGGTTACATTTCAATTACACCAATACATACACGAATTACTAATTATAGTTCACTAGATTATTTAAAAGATTCTATAAAAGATCTTAAATAA
- the carA gene encoding glutamine-hydrolyzing carbamoyl-phosphate synthase small subunit, giving the protein MPFNKIKARLALENGTIFSGYGFGAISENSEGEVVFNTSITGYQEILTDPSYTGQIVTMTYPHIGNVGVNQFDVESHKMYASGMIVKEISRIRSNWRSEFSIQEYFEKYNVLGIEGIDTRMLTKILRSEGSMRGIITCSSISDEELIFNTKQVRDMNGLDLVSEVSCKKIFSFEPKDKSGYKIDNLKGFVPLKKFKVVVLDFGVKFNILERLSNYGCDLIIVPSNTSSSDILELNPDGIFLSNGPGDPDAVKYAIETIKELIGKKPIFGICLGHQLISLALGGRTFKMKFGHRGSNHPVQNLKNNTNEITSQNHGFAVDINSLDNLKVDITHINLNDMTVEGLRHIEKKLFCVQYHPEAGPGPHDSDYLFKEFIELMNN; this is encoded by the coding sequence ATGCCTTTTAATAAAATAAAAGCTAGATTAGCTTTAGAAAACGGAACAATATTTTCTGGTTATGGTTTTGGAGCTATTTCAGAAAATTCAGAAGGGGAAGTTGTTTTCAATACTTCAATTACTGGTTATCAAGAAATACTAACAGATCCAAGTTATACTGGGCAAATAGTAACAATGACCTATCCTCATATTGGAAACGTTGGTGTAAATCAATTTGATGTTGAGTCTCATAAAATGTATGCTTCTGGTATGATTGTTAAAGAGATTTCAAGAATTCGTTCAAATTGGAGAAGTGAATTTTCTATTCAAGAGTATTTTGAAAAGTATAATGTATTGGGAATTGAAGGTATTGATACTAGAATGCTTACTAAGATTTTAAGAAGTGAAGGCTCAATGCGTGGAATTATTACTTGTTCAAGTATATCAGATGAAGAATTGATTTTCAATACTAAGCAAGTTAGAGATATGAATGGATTAGATTTAGTAAGTGAAGTGTCTTGTAAAAAAATCTTTTCTTTTGAACCAAAAGATAAAAGTGGTTATAAAATAGATAATTTAAAAGGATTCGTTCCCTTAAAGAAATTTAAAGTAGTTGTATTGGATTTCGGTGTAAAATTTAATATTCTTGAAAGGCTTAGTAATTATGGTTGTGATTTGATTATTGTTCCATCAAATACTTCTTCAAGTGATATTTTGGAATTAAATCCAGATGGAATATTCTTATCAAACGGACCCGGCGACCCAGATGCAGTAAAGTATGCTATTGAAACTATAAAAGAACTAATTGGGAAAAAACCAATTTTCGGTATTTGTTTGGGGCATCAATTAATTTCGCTTGCATTAGGTGGAAGAACATTTAAGATGAAATTTGGTCACAGAGGTTCAAATCATCCTGTACAGAATTTAAAAAATAATACAAATGAAATAACTTCTCAGAATCATGGATTTGCTGTTGATATAAATTCATTAGATAATTTAAAAGTTGATATAACTCACATTAATTTAAACGATATGACTGTTGAAGGATTAAGGCATATTGAAAAAAAATTATTTTGTGTTCAATATCACCCAGAGGCAGGACCTGGACCTCACGATTCAGATTATTTGTTTAAAGAATTTATTGAGTTAATGAATAATTAA